The DNA segment TTTAACTGTGTGCAACTATATATAGATTTGCATTTAAACTGAACTCTTATTGACTTATATGCATGAGTTCAAAATTTTTTActtaatttagattttttttcattattttttgaaTGTAAATAACCTATTTTATATGGCTAATAATAATTTTCTCAATTTTTAAAgtcatatttaacattttttaatgaacttaaagtatttatatttctttatgcattgtttgacatttaaaaaaacataatccatTATTGCTCTGGCTTTAccagattttatatatataaaatcacatAACAATTTTAATATAAtgcatgaaaatgtgaaaattcaacattatagcattttattttattacacaacaacatcaactactttatttatttactccttCAATTTCCTAttaatgatgttttatttattttcgtgTTCTCTATGTTCTTgccattcattatttttattactcgttcttttctttcacttttaaTATTTATACTCTCTTATTTTAAGTCAGGATCAAAAACCTTTTGTCACAAACCAGATTAATCATTAAACAACTGTAGAATCAGAGATGAAAAGTTCGACTTTGATTCAagggaaacaaataaaaacatttgcggTGAAAGGGTAAAAAAACAACAGGGATTTTACTCCAAATATTTTAATTCAATCTAACTCTGACCTCGATGTTGTCGACCACATCTGCAACACAGACACAGCAGACGGAATGAAACGACACACTTTGACACCGACACTTcatctttattcatttcatatctatatctatatctatatatatttatagctTATTTTCCCGTCACAGAGAGCCAACACACCGTGTCTTGACAGCGAAAGAATGCCcaaacattcattcaagagCGAGTAGTTTCTTGGCACAGTGAGACAAACATGAGCGGAGAGAGCGCAGTGGCATCTGTgtagctttgaagatgctacttGTAAACAAATATGCTTCTAATAATGCCTCGTGAGCAACTGCACATCTGCACTGTGTGTATTGTTGAGGCTTGTGTTTGCCACGGGGGGAcacggggggcggggggtgcaGTGCTCGAACAGTAAAAGGGACCACTTGTGTAAAGTCCATCCACATGGATAATGAAACAGTTCCTCTTCTCAGCGTTGTTATTCATATGCTTTGGATACAGTAGATAGTAGAAGATTCATTATGTTTATACCTGAAATATAGCTTTTTATTACCATACAAAAGTGACAGATTAAATATTACGGACGTCACAAACAGTCCGTGTTAGCggatgaacacacaaacacacaatagtGGACACGATCGGATCAAGTATTTTATGAATTGTTTAGCAATTTTGCACTCATCCCAACAGTCCCCAGGCTCTTGTGCAGCTCAGACCACCCAAGCCCTCAGTGTTAGGGTCACACAAGTCAAGCTAGCGGCCGCACAATTGCTGGCACTCGTTTTGAGTCTTAATACACAGAAGGTTAGGAGTTAAAATGCTGATTCATAAGGGCCCGGATCTCAAGCTTACGTTACGGTTCTGCCTCCAGCTTCTGTTGACCCAGGAGAGCTGGGACTAAGTGAATTTAAACTCCACTGCTGCAACCATTGGGAAGTAATTCATCAGGATTTGGACCCGCACTCGAGCTTAAGTGGGAACAGTCCGACAACAAGAAGAGCCTTTGCAGTACTCACtggtcatttttttgaagtgttttctggCCTTGAGTCAAAGCAGTTCAGGATTTTCCTGTTGGGGAATCTAGTAGTTTCCCTCTGAGCTTGGCGCTGACGCCGAACCTGAGGGGTTTGAGCGTGAGGCCGTAGGAGCAGTCGAGACTCAGGGGCTCCGAGGGGTCGCTGTGGAAGCTGCACTGGTGCAGCAGCGTCGCCGTGAATAGAAACACTTCCACTTTGGCGATCTGGTTGCCGATGCAGCGGCGTTTCCCGGTGGAGAAGATCATGACGTTGTTGGTGACGTCTTTGTCCAGAGCGCCATTTTCGTCCAGGAAGCGCGTGGGGTCGAAGACATGCGGGTCCTTCCATTTCAAAGGGTCGTGGTTGACCGACCACTGGTTGATGAAGACCACGGTGTCCTTGGGGATGTGGAGACCCTCGATGGTGACGTCCGAGGTGGTGGAGTGAGGGATGGTGACGGGGACGAAGCTGGTGAAGCGCATGGTCTCGTAGATGAAGGCGTCCAGGTACGCCAGGTTGGCTCGGTCCTTGACCGACGGCAGACGCTCCCGACCCACCACCTCGTCGATCAGGAGGTGGAGTTTCACCTGCATGTCTGGGTGTTtgaccagcagcaggaagatcCACTGCATGATGGTGGAAATGGTGTCCTGACCTGCTCCGATTAAATCGGTGACCGTGGCCTCCACAAACTCCTTGGAGAGTTCGCTGTCCTTCCGGTGCTCAATCTCGGTGATGATGGCGTCGCTCATGTCCCGGGTCACGTCGGGGTCAAAGGACTCGCGGTGCTGCGTCACCTTGTGCCGCACAAAAGCGAAGAACTCCTCGTTGAGGTTTTTGAAATTCTCATAGACGCTTCGCACGGGGTTGGGGAAGTTCTGCAGCCAGGGCATGACGTCCACCAAGCTGCCGGCCCCGACCGTCTCGCCGAAGCGCTCCACTCGCTTCAGCAGAGTTCGGAACTCCAGATCCTCGTGGCCGTATCGTGTCCCGAAGCAGAGGGCGCACATCACGTTGGCGGCGGCCACTGTAAATTCATGGGAGGGGTCAAAGTAGCGTCCGTCCGCGCTGTTGCGGAGAAAAACCTGCGCCAGCTCGGCGGCCTCGGCCAGGACGTGCTGCTCAAAGACTTGTTTAGTCAGACTGTCGGCGGAGGAGAAGGCTCGGAGCGTGGACTGGGCCAGCTTCCTGTGAGCTTTCCATTGTTTGCTGTAACTCGCAAATGTCAAGCTTCTGCCTCCAGAAATCATCTGGAAGGAGACAAAGTTGGGTCTGCCTGCAAACTCTCTGCTGTGCTGCACCAGAGCCTGACGGATGGCCCGGTCTCCGTTCAGCACCACGATGTCGCTGCAGCCCAGGCGGATCTGGTAGACATTACCGTACTTTTTGGCTAATTTGGCGAAGGTGATGTGAGGCATCTGGCCCAGCTGCATGGCGTTGCCCACCAGGGGCCAGGCGAAGGGTCCCGGCAGCCGTCTCTTCTGCCTCAGGTTTCGGACCCACAGACAGGCTTCCAggcagaagaggaaaacaaaagaggcCACCAGAGCCGGCTGGACCTGACCGCTCCACTCTCTGATGATGCTGCTGCCCTTCACCCCGAACTCAGAGTCCAGTGCCATCCTGACCACttctgtctttaaaaaaaacaacaaaagaatcCTCTTCCAGTCAGCAAAGTAGCTCCATCAGTCAAGTCCCCGTCACATCACTGTCAGTCTGTCAGATGATCTCATGAAGATCTGGGGGTTTAAGTGGCTGAATCCTGCGTCTCTCCCTCCTCTTATATGTTTCCAGGAGGTGGGCAGGGCTGAGGATAACTTTCATACTCCTCCCATTGTAGGAGCCCCACAGACCCCTCCATATCATCTCAGCGCTGCAGCCGGAGCCCGTGTCGGAGGAGCAACTGGCGACTGAGGAGGAAACGTGTGGAGCCAATTTGTCCGCTAattggaggagcagcagcgttCGCACGTTGCTGAGTGTCTCATTCATGATTTCTGGCTCCGGAGGAGGCAGCAGCCGCGGCAACACTGTTTACATAAGGGCTGTTCCTCTCAGCAGTCGTGTAAAAAACCTCCGAGGAAGGATTCCAAACCTCTATCTGCCagtgaaattgtgtttttcatgtatCTTAAGGTGTCACTCGACTGACAATATATTCAATTTTAATGCATATATAAAGTTTCTAACACATGACTATAGTACCTGACAGTTAGTTTAGTAAAATATACCTGCTCAATGATATAAGTTTAACAAGTGAAGGAAAGTTTGTACAAGTATATTTGAGTATCATTGGGTCGAGGAGCCCACAAGTTGGAATGGCACACGCATTACTCACCAATGTGTTGCATAAATGGACACACACCAATGTCTACACACTCGCAGCGTGTCACGCTTCATTACTACCGTCATTTTGTACCTAGCATGAACAGACTTAGCTTATATGGTAACTGAACCCAGTGGTGCTGAAACTCATTTTGGTGACTGGATAACGTTCTATACAAGATACATTTAATAATGCATCTTTCTGAACTGGTAACTTGGTTTCTTGATGCTAACTCACCTGGACTTCAACCTTTAAactacggtggctgagaaggagcaaaacacattgaaaaacTTTTGAAGCAAGTTGCCGATGCACATTTGTAAATCTATTTCCAGagattgtaaatgtgtttgaagTGGATGCAAATTTTCCGAAGAATCATACGGAAGTGATCCGGAAATGGTTGCTGGAATGTTCCACTTTACGgactgtaaaaacacatttacaaactgttGGAACAAATTTAGAAattgtgaaaacgcgtttacaaaCGGGAAAGAATTAGTTTTgctaaagaaataaatgtgttttgccaCTGTATTCAATGGACAAatatatgaaatacattttagaaaGTTTGTGCTTTCATATATTTCCTGAGCTGTAGATCGACTCAGCTGaacttcacaataaaagctggGCAGAGTGAATacaacaatacaacaataatGGCTTCTTAAGTTCAATTTATTAACATCATAGGACTGTTATTATAAGgcatagttgtttttttaagagtTTTCTGTATCAATATGTTTTATAGTACAGACTGGATACTGTAGAAAAGTACATGGTACTACACTGTTTTGGAGCAAAAAGTATAAAATAGACTGTTGTGATTCATTGTATTCTTCTGAATGCACCATGTCAGTCATCTTGACCGCATCATTGAAGAGTATTTGGACTTGAGAATGTCTCCAGGTGTAGCGGTAAATGTGGTGCTGATTTAATAGATCTCAATTTTTTGGAAACGATTCCCCCCAGATTTGCATTTGGAAGCAGCCACTGTTCCTGTTGCATTTCAGGAGGGAACTGGGCTCATAGAAGCAACAGCTGGAGACCAGAGAGTTTGGGTGGATCCCATCCGCTGGTGGTAGTTTTACTGGCATTTCTTATCCTTAACAAATGGGCCACTGATCTCACCAACGTCCTGCGGTGAAGTGACATTATCTCACATCCCCCGGGCTAAACACATCCAAAGAGAAGGTAAATATTGTCCAAATACTAGAGTTGTTTGCCACTGGCTTGAATTCAGCCAGTACTGAACACGGACTTTAAAGATGGCGGCTTGCGGGACAGCGATTGTTTAACAACAGCGGGACAATGGCCACATTTTGTTATTGCTGTCTAATAAAGACAAACATGACTTGGAGGGAACATGTCTTtattgtgaaaacaaacacaaaggcaACAATAAAAGTGAGTCACTACGCAAAGTTCGGGATGGTAATCACCCCGGCGCAGTTTTGCCTGAGAGCTGTTTGTCTTGAGAAACGCAGTGTGGCTGAAAACCAAGGCCTCCAGAATGAGTCCTCGGTTAACCAGAGACATAGCAATGTCTTTGGATCCGCTGCCTGCGCTGGGGATGACTGTTCCTTCTTTCCTCTGTTCCTATAGGGGGAATCCCCCCCCACACCTCCTCGCCTGAGTCGACTGCTCGCACACATGTGGCCACTCGCATCATGCTAATTAGAGCCAGGTTTGTGGCCGAGGAAGGGGGTACGTTTGGACGGGGAGTGGGTTTGGTGGGGGCTATAGGTTGTTGCATGCGTGCGGGAGGCGGTGGGGGCCCAGTATGTGCGGTAACTCTTGCGTGTGGCTGCCGTGCTTGGCTGTGATTACCTCTTGTAACCTGGCTGTGAAAGGTCGGCCCTGACCTGCCGGTGACTCCGGCTGAGGGGCAGGGGGTGGTGCGCCTActtgtgggggggggggagacgGAACCAATGGCTGATCAGACAGGCCCCGGTCTGGAGCTAATCATTGTTTACTAGTCTCATTTCCACTTCTCAGTGAGCTACTGTCACGCACAGCACCGACAGGGAGGAAGGAAGCGGGGAAGGGGGTCGGGGTGTGAAAGGAAAACCAGGGGTCCGACAGGCATTGGTGGGGAACCAGTGGGACTGAGGGAGACAAAAACGACCCAGACAAACTCGTAAACAGATGTAACCACTGGACATCCACTCTTGGAGAAAGTCTCGTCTCCACGCTCAGTATTTTCACTGTCTGGCGTCGATGCTGGTGACAGAGGGTCTTAAGAAAAGCCGCAGCTTTCTCCCCAGCTCTTGTTTGTGGACAATAATAAGGAAAATGGCCTCCACATTCACCTGAGTCAGCACTATGTCGGAGCAAGTCCACAGAGGGATTGAAACTTATGTCAAGTTTCCCCcgaagttttgttttctttgggtTTGGCGAGTGGAGGGAGAGCTGGGCGAGACATTTATCAGAGACGTGTTGGTGGGATTTGCTCCTCCTGACTGTCAAAACAAGACTCAGAGTCTTGTTCCGTCTTTGGGAACCATCAGGATTCCAACAAATCATTCCTGCTCCAAGGTACTTTCAGGGACGGACCCTTCACACCCCTTTCCCGTCATGTGTGTTCCCACCGTTTCCCAGTGTCAGTGGCTCTTTTCGTTGGACTTACACCATTTCGTCGGAATAAATGACTAGTTTTTGAAATGCGCAATACTTTTCTCTGCCTCACTAAAAAACAGTTGGTCGGACTTCAAATTTAATGACACATTTGGGGGGTTCTAGGGTACATTTTTTCAGTCTTCCTTTCTCCTCAAACCATGCCCCCTAGTCTGAGTCATGTGGCAAGTGACAGGGACAAAAAAACGGAACAAACATTCAACAATACAATTGTATACATTCAGATTTTACACTCAATATTAGACAGTGAAGTCTTCGAAACATCCCTTTATCTCTTCCCAGTTCACCGACAATCTGAAGCATTCATAGCAAACAACCTATTTTGGCGATTGTATTCAtcaatattgtaaaataaatactcCAACAACTTCACTTTTCTCGTGACAAGTGGTATAAATGTGACTGTGATATACATCCTCCGACGAAAACATGTTGTCTTGTCCCGAACCGCTTCAGCGGTTTGAGTTATTGCTGTCCTTGTAAACGGAGCCGCTTTTACAAACTGGATCGGCGGTTACCGCGGTCCAATTGGGAACATTTTTGGATATAGGAACGCCTCCACATGGGAGATGTTAAATGTGAAGGCATGCAAGCGGAGTTGCACATGGTCTTGATTTGGTGAAATTGTAAAATATTGTTACGCTTTCAGGCGAAACACATCCCTTTGCCACCGAGTCTGAAAACACTGAAGGGATATCGCTTTTCAACGACTTCAGGGTTCAGCCGGGGTACAGTTGTGCGTGATAGCAGTTGTGATATTCTGCTCACAAGGATTCAGGAACGGATTGTTCTGACTGGTTAAGCTAGCGCTAGCGTTTTACTGTTGCTACTGTAGTATAATTACCCATAATTTGGTGCTTAAAAAGTCCTTCTAATAATGACATTCTTCTGAAATGAATGTGCTTATTACATCGAagacaaatgataaaaaatagtCTAAAtttaacgtaaaaaaaaaaagtcatcgaACTGAAGGCGTAGATCTGGTACATGAAAATATTGCATGTTACATAAAGCCTCTTTAGTTCCTGCAGTTCGTGTGGCCGGAAATTGATCGTCAGGAAACACTCTTGACTCAGGAAGTTCAACAAATGTGAGCAACTACCTGTAACAACACAACATAACCGCATAGCTGAGAAATGATCCTCGCTTGCTAAACCAAATCCCACAAGTCCAAGTGAGTCCCAGACTGACTCATAGACCCGCTGTATCTCTCTCTGTCACTGAGTCGATGTCACTCGGCTAGAAAGACCGGATGTGGTTCAAGTCCCTGTGACTCACAGGAAACAGCAGAACAGGATTGGTGTCTATAAAATACCTGAATCCCACAAATCTGAGTGAGTCCATGCTGCTGAAATTCATATGAAGGACATGCAGTTGAGTTGCACATATCTCTTGCAAGGAACTAAAGATTCAGACTTTTGTTTTATCTCAGATCCAGGTATAATCTTGGCgaacacatcaacacacacagtcaataCACCACTGAAGGAACTCGGCTGAATGAGCACCGTAACTGTGTTTGACTGCGTCACATGGTCAGTCACAGTCGAGGTCCTGCAGAAGTTGAGAGCAGGTCAGACAAAACTGCAGCCATTTATTCTTGATGAAGTAATGGATCTGGATTGTAGCTCCTCTCCAGACGGGGCTTGTCCTCGCCGTGCACGGGCTCCGTGGCTGAACCCACCCGAGACGGGAGCCGTGCATCAGGATATTTGTTTCTAATCCCGTCACGTTTTGCGTGCTAGTGGGGAGCGGAGCGTGGATGAGCTTGCGTGCCATGCCTGCCTGCCGTGCACGGCTCTCAGCCGCTGAACTCCGGCCTCCCCGGGGAGCAGAGACGGGGGGAAGAGGTGTAGCGCTGGGCTCACGGATTAAAATGACACAGGGGAGAAAGCACAAGTAGAAATGTCTTCCAGATGACCCCGACGGGGCGAGTTCATCGCGGCTGAGACTTCAACAGTTTGCTGCGCGGCTCCGGGTGTTTGTTTAGAAGGAGGGATTAGACTTTGACCTAAATGTACTTGTGTCAGCCAGTTTGCATCAACTTTGGAGCCACTTTCCCATTATTTATCAAGTTTTATAAGAATAAATCTGATGCAATGTTTAGCACCCGTGTCTGTCTCATAAGTTATGCTCACAAAATTAATtaagttttattcagttttcttttgttttatgtaaaCTGGCTTTATGTGGAGGAggctgccactgtccccggccCTGGATCCTTTTGGACTGATGGTCCATACACGACAGAATGAGTAGGTAAATCCgatgaaatatttttgaattcgaaatataaataaagttttcaatttttttttcttatttcttcttcttcttatattattattatctaattattattattatattggatTGAAaccttttaatttttatttttcaaattttacattcacatttcacatttttaaaaatgaatggaaattgattttttttttggggggggggactCAAAACTGTTGACCCTGGTTGACCTCCAAAGCAGGGCCAGATCTAGACAGAGCATCTTCTATCCACAAGTGAATCACTGATATCATGAATATTCATATTCAGTGGCGCAGTGAAACACAGTTTATGGCTGGAGGGCTGATGCCGGCAGGTAGATCTTGAGTGTTAGAGCAGGTTTCTGGAACCAACCATGACAAGCAGTGAGGACTGGCTGGTTCATTTCCGGACGTTTGGCAGGTGTCCAAATGGTGGTTGAGGCTTCATAACATGCCTTTTCTctgggcactctgatttcctcccatggTTAGAAAATGTTTAGCTAGAGCAACCAAATAAATCTCGCTTTTCCGTCGGTGCTTTGTCCCGACTTCCTCCCCGCTCACTCAGCACGAGTGCCGTGGCTACTGGGGGATCAGAGCGAGCAGATGACATGTTTACACTCAGATACAGAGAGAGTGATTACAGCTCTTGGATCGCGCCGTCGCTGAATAACTGCGCCGTCCTTGAGAGGGAAAAGGCTTCAGCTTTGTCTGTCTCTCGGGTCCACTTCAAAAGTAGGAACACTTTTGTCGACTGGTGAACAATGGCTGCTGCTTTCTGGACAGTTGTTTCATAATCACAGCACAGAAAAATGACTTTATTATGCTGA comes from the Synchiropus splendidus isolate RoL2022-P1 chromosome 16, RoL_Sspl_1.0, whole genome shotgun sequence genome and includes:
- the LOC128747307 gene encoding cytochrome P450 1B1-like is translated as MALDSEFGVKGSSIIREWSGQVQPALVASFVFLFCLEACLWVRNLRQKRRLPGPFAWPLVGNAMQLGQMPHITFAKLAKKYGNVYQIRLGCSDIVVLNGDRAIRQALVQHSREFAGRPNFVSFQMISGGRSLTFASYSKQWKAHRKLAQSTLRAFSSADSLTKQVFEQHVLAEAAELAQVFLRNSADGRYFDPSHEFTVAAANVMCALCFGTRYGHEDLEFRTLLKRVERFGETVGAGSLVDVMPWLQNFPNPVRSVYENFKNLNEEFFAFVRHKVTQHRESFDPDVTRDMSDAIITEIEHRKDSELSKEFVEATVTDLIGAGQDTISTIMQWIFLLLVKHPDMQVKLHLLIDEVVGRERLPSVKDRANLAYLDAFIYETMRFTSFVPVTIPHSTTSDVTIEGLHIPKDTVVFINQWSVNHDPLKWKDPHVFDPTRFLDENGALDKDVTNNVMIFSTGKRRCIGNQIAKVEVFLFTATLLHQCSFHSDPSEPLSLDCSYGLTLKPLRFGVSAKLRGKLLDSPTGKS